One window from the genome of Amphiprion ocellaris isolate individual 3 ecotype Okinawa chromosome 23, ASM2253959v1, whole genome shotgun sequence encodes:
- the serpine1 gene encoding plasminogen activator inhibitor 1: protein MLFVYIFLLLTMSRVGLGSLQDKQTDFGLKVFSLLAKDSMNKSLAFSPYGVSSLLAMAQLGADGSTRRALTTAMGFSLQERGMLRQQRLLQSDLSREEGLEIASGVMVERKMSLEKGYRRVMSKAFQTHPHQVDFTKPDQAVSIINAWVSDHTAGAIPEFLPFGSLTDETRLVLLNALHFQGLWKIPFDPRLTQERMFHCANGSAVPVHMMRLTNQFNYGEFVTADGVDYDVIEIPYEGDSLSMLLVSPFEPEVPLSVLSAELSSQKIQQWRAELRNVKRQLAFPRFTLNSEVNLKTVLINMGLGDMFNLAAADFTRITSDERLCVSKIFQRVKIEVNEQGTKGAAATAAIMFSRMAVEEITLDRPFLFLIQHKQTGAVLFMGQYNQPQQQ from the exons ATGCTTTTCGTGTATATTTTCCTGTTGTTGACGATGAGCAGAGTGGGCCTGGGTTCTCTGCAGGATAAGCAGACAGACTTTGGCTTGAAGGTGTTCTCTCTGCTGGCCAAGGACTCCATGAACAAGAGTCTGGCTTTTTCCCCATATGGCGTTTCATCTCTTCTGGCTATGGCTCAGCTTGGTGCGGATGGAAGCACCCGCAGGGCCCTAACTACGGCAATGGGCTTTTCTCTGCAAG AGCGAGGGATGCTTCGGCAGCAGCGCCTCCTACAGTCAGAcctgagcagagaggaggggTTGGAGATTGCCAGTGGGGTGATGGTGGAGAGGAAGATGAGCTTGGAGAAAGGATACCGCAGAGTAATGAGCAAAGCTTTCCAGACACACCCTCACCAGGTGGACTTCACCAAACCAGACCAGGCTGTCAGCATAATCAACGCCTGGGTCTCAGACCATACTGCAG GTGCCATCCCTGAATTCTTGCCGTTTGGATCTCTGACTGATGAGACCCGTCTGGTCCTTCTTAATGCCCTCCACTTCCAAGGCCTCTGGAAGATTCCCTTTGACCCCAGACTGACACAGGAGAGGATGTTCCACTGTGCCAATGGCAGCGCTGTGCCTGTGCACATGATGAGACTCACCAACCAATTCAACTATG GGGAGTTTGTGACCGCTGATGGGGTGGATTATGATGTCATTGAGATTCCATATGAAGGCGACTCACTGAGCATGCTCTTGGTATCACCCTTTGAGCCTGAAGTTCCACTGAGTGTGCTCAGTGCAGAACTGAGCAGCCAGAAGATTCAGCAGTGGAGGGCCGAGTTGAGGAATGTCAAAAGACAGCTGGCCTTTCCCAG GTTTACTTTGAACTCTGAGGTGAATCTGAAGACTGTCCTAATAAACATGGGACTGGGTGACATGTTTAACCTGGCCGCTGCTGACTTCACACGCATCACCT CTGATGAGAGGCTTTGTGTGTCAAAGATCTTCCAGAGGGTGAAGATTGAGGTGAATGAACAGGGAACCAAAGGAGCAGCAGCAACAG CTGCTATTATGTTTTCTCGTATGGCAGTGGAGGAGATCACTCTGGACCGACCCTTTCTCTTCCTTATCCAGCACAAGCAAACAG GTGCCGTTCTGTTCATGGGTCAGTACAACCAGCcccaacaacaataa